One window of the Actinomyces procaprae genome contains the following:
- a CDS encoding type 1 glutamine amidotransferase, which yields MSTAPTTYPHTGDGPARGLIRVLQLYPRDMNIYGDWGNLLTLARRGQWHGYDVELHSYNPGDHLPQEVDLVLGGGGQDSGQERIKEDLTGIGPRLRQWAADGVPMLVICGLYQLFGHRFVTGEGSEIPGIGLLDAQTVAGPGRLIGNVVLDSPEFGRVVGYENHSGLTTLGPGAEPLGTVRSGDGNNGKDGFEGARFKHVIGTYLHGPLLPKNPAVADWLLQRAVELRGQTWDPLPIDDADARRASNVAASRPR from the coding sequence GTGAGCACCGCGCCCACCACCTACCCCCACACCGGGGACGGACCCGCCCGGGGCCTCATCCGCGTGCTGCAGCTTTATCCGCGGGACATGAACATCTACGGCGACTGGGGCAATCTGCTCACCCTGGCGCGCCGCGGCCAGTGGCACGGCTACGACGTCGAGCTGCACTCCTACAACCCCGGCGACCACCTGCCGCAGGAGGTCGACCTGGTGCTGGGCGGCGGCGGCCAGGACTCCGGGCAGGAACGCATCAAGGAGGACCTCACCGGGATCGGCCCGCGCCTGCGCCAGTGGGCGGCGGACGGCGTGCCGATGCTGGTCATCTGTGGCCTGTACCAGCTGTTCGGGCACCGCTTCGTAACCGGCGAGGGCTCGGAGATTCCCGGGATCGGGCTGCTGGACGCGCAGACGGTGGCCGGCCCGGGGCGCCTGATCGGCAATGTCGTGCTGGACTCCCCCGAATTCGGCAGGGTGGTCGGCTATGAGAACCACTCCGGGCTGACGACGCTCGGCCCCGGCGCCGAGCCGTTGGGCACGGTGCGCTCCGGCGACGGCAACAACGGCAAGGACGGCTTTGAGGGCGCCCGGTTCAAGCACGTGATCGGCACCTATCTGCACGGCCCACTGCTGCCGAAGAATCCGGCCGTGGCCGACTGGCTGCTGCAGCGGGCGGTCGAGCTGCGCGGCCAGACCTGGGATCCGCTACCGATCGACGACGCCGACGCACGCCGCGCCAGCAATGTCGCCGCCTCCCGGCCGAGGTGA
- a CDS encoding NUDIX domain-containing protein: MATPEFIVELRKKIGHEQLWLPGVSVVVVAPDGRLLLGRRSDNGAWAVVSGIPEPGEQPAAAARRECLEETGVDPQIVGVAEVSTGEPHLFPNGDRCVFMDVTFAARADAAAVARAHAADEESTAVGWFAPDALPTPLVASTPGRIDAALAWLADPSTGARFQ, from the coding sequence ATGGCAACGCCTGAGTTCATCGTCGAGCTGCGCAAGAAGATCGGGCACGAGCAGCTGTGGCTGCCCGGCGTCAGCGTGGTGGTGGTCGCCCCGGACGGGCGGCTGCTGCTGGGCCGACGCTCGGACAACGGCGCCTGGGCGGTGGTGTCCGGCATCCCCGAGCCCGGCGAGCAGCCGGCCGCCGCGGCGCGGCGCGAGTGCCTGGAGGAGACCGGCGTGGACCCGCAGATCGTCGGCGTGGCGGAGGTGAGCACTGGGGAGCCGCACCTGTTCCCCAACGGGGATCGTTGCGTGTTCATGGACGTCACCTTCGCCGCCCGGGCGGACGCCGCCGCGGTGGCGCGGGCACATGCGGCCGATGAGGAGTCGACGGCGGTGGGCTGGTTCGCGCCGGATGCGCTGCCGACCCCACTGGTGGCCTCCACTCCGGGTCGCATCGACGCCGCCCTGGCGTGGCTGGCCGACCCGTCCACCGGTGCGCGCTTCCAGTGA
- a CDS encoding FeoA family protein has translation MAAPTTASTTSSGPAALIVPLPTLPRGTRARITAVCADRGEALARRLADLGFEPGRVIVVGRRAPLGDPTVYQVADYELSLRRRDAALVSVEVLAPASPESAAPETAV, from the coding sequence ATGGCCGCACCGACCACGGCCAGCACAACATCATCTGGGCCCGCCGCCTTAATCGTTCCCCTGCCCACCCTGCCTCGGGGCACGCGCGCCCGCATCACCGCCGTCTGCGCCGATCGCGGCGAGGCACTGGCCCGGCGCCTGGCCGATCTCGGCTTCGAGCCCGGCCGCGTGATCGTGGTTGGGCGCCGCGCCCCACTGGGCGACCCGACCGTCTACCAGGTGGCCGACTATGAGCTCAGCCTGCGCCGGCGCGACGCCGCGCTGGTGTCCGTGGAGGTCCTGGCGCCCGCCTCACCAGAATCCGCCGCACCGGAGACCGCCGTATGA